In Candidatus Edwardsbacteria bacterium, the DNA window CAGCCGGTCTGCTCCCTTTCGGTACTTCGTTCAGAACCGAAGGAAATTCAATCTGTGCCGGACCAAGGGATGCTGATAGGTACCGACGGTGGGCTAAAGATGGTAACAAAGAATGGGAAGGTCCGGCAAATTTCCTCGGGAGTGACAAAAAGCATAACCAGGCATCAGGGGAAATGGTGGGCGATCGTATCCGGGGAGCCGTATCAGATAAAGATGGATGGCGACTCTCTCCGGTTGGAGAAACCGGCTGTACGTGAGGAATGTTTGCGTGAGGAATTTGAATTCCTGGAGGGGACTGTGCCGGAGATATCGTCCTCCCAATGATCAGGGGCCGTGCGACAGGAAGAACCGGGCGATAGCGCGCTGGGCCGCAGCCTTTCGCCAGTCCATTTTCAGATTATGGGTAGAGGGCCGAATCTCAAGGATCTTTCGGAACTCCTGTTCAGCCATCTGGTATTTACCCTGACGAAGCAATAGCTGACCAAGGGCCAGATGAGGGGTAATGTGCGTCGGGAAGGCGGAAGCTATATAACGATAAAGAGATATGGCTGCTTCATCGCTCCGGCGATAGGCAAGCATCTCGGCCTTAAGATAGGTTATTCCGATATCTCCCGAATAATGTTTGGCGGTATCCAGTTGAGCTTCGGCCTCTGCGACCCTTCCGGCAAGGTACAGAGATAAGGCATATTTTTCACGGGCAAATCCGTTGTTGGGATACAACCTTATAGCCTTTCCCATATTCAAGGCGGCATCGGCGTAATATTTTTGCTCTCCGCAGAGATCACCTTGTCTTTCATAATAATTCGACATACCCGTTGTATATAGATTGACCGCCAGGAAGAGGCTTCCCAGAAGGAATCCCGACACCATTAAGGTGCGCAAAGAAGAGGCCAGCGGCTTGTTCAAGATCACTGGTTTTGGCATTATCATGCCCAGGCTTGTCCAGAAAGCCGTTGCCAATGGGATTGTGTGAAGAAAATTATTGAAAAGTCCGGCCAGGCTCAATCCCATCACGCCATACCAATGCCATATCCGCCGGTCTTCCTTTTCATATCTGCTGCCTTCGCGAAGCCCCAATCCCAGTATGAATAAAAAAGCTGCCAGTCCTGCGACACCGGTCTCTGCCCAAACATGAAGGGGCTCGCTGTGAGCGTGCAGGGCAAAAGAGGCATTGCTTTCGTATTTCGTATATTTTCCCGTGCCGAATAGTGCAGCCTGATAGGGTATATAATTTATCTGGTATTGGCCGATTCCCACTCCTTTTAATGGATGATCCTTAATCATATTTGCTGTTGCCGACCATATCAAATAGCGGCCGCGCAAGGTATGCCCATCTAGCATATCCCGTGCCCGCACCATTCCAAAAACGATGATGGACAACCCGGCAAGACATATGCTAGCTACCAAAATCCTTTTCTTGCCGATCCTGTCAAGAAGGATGCTTTTATCGATTCCCCTGATTGCAGCAGCAATCCCTAGTATTGCTGCAACAGCATATGCGGTTCGGGAAAAT includes these proteins:
- a CDS encoding O-antigen ligase family protein, translating into MDDRSQLQQTLDLAIAAGGSIVSFFGIKQLVAPDFMDPGYLSPGKMHIYSTIGNANYLAFFLLYSFVITLGLFKRNCHKMVRYMLILGMFLQGLCFLATFSRTAYAVAAILGIAAAIRGIDKSILLDRIGKKRILVASICLAGLSIIVFGMVRARDMLDGHTLRGRYLIWSATANMIKDHPLKGVGIGQYQINYIPYQAALFGTGKYTKYESNASFALHAHSEPLHVWAETGVAGLAAFLFILGLGLREGSRYEKEDRRIWHWYGVMGLSLAGLFNNFLHTIPLATAFWTSLGMIMPKPVILNKPLASSLRTLMVSGFLLGSLFLAVNLYTTGMSNYYERQGDLCGEQKYYADAALNMGKAIRLYPNNGFAREKYALSLYLAGRVAEAEAQLDTAKHYSGDIGITYLKAEMLAYRRSDEAAISLYRYIASAFPTHITPHLALGQLLLRQGKYQMAEQEFRKILEIRPSTHNLKMDWRKAAAQRAIARFFLSHGP